In Zingiber officinale cultivar Zhangliang chromosome 1A, Zo_v1.1, whole genome shotgun sequence, a genomic segment contains:
- the LOC122019654 gene encoding 7-deoxyloganetin glucosyltransferase-like, producing MRSSTKAHLVCMAIPAQGHINSMLNFAKVLHSKGFFITFVNTEFVHRRFLKNPESLASLDGLPDFRFASIPDGISPSNDSDEHKQDIPNLGLAIKNNCPAPFLKLLSAMNDPNSGVPPVNCVISDSFASFTLDATTKLGIPNVFYCACSVCGFMVFYYCKELMQRGIIPLKSEDDLTNGYLDTVIDSIPGMIEVRLRDLSSFIRTTNRDDILLNNIIDEIHASHQATAIIFNSFSELESPLLNACSSMLPPVFDIGPMCLLSQCIPNDSSIKSLDRLNLWKEDLGCVEWLDEKEPGSVLYVNFGSMANLTSGQLLEFAWGLANSGCAFLWVIRPDLVVGDTALLPQEFSEMAKGRSFITSWCPQQRVLSHAAVGGFLTHCGWNSTTESICAGVPMLCWPFFAEQQINCRYICSVWGIGMEINEDVKREEVARLIVELMRGQKGKEMKKKAMEWKEKAFEAAKPGGGSWINLERIIKEIITKE from the exons ATGAGGTCCTCAACCAAAGCTCATCTCGTGTGCATGGCAATCCCCGCTCAGGGCCACATCAACTCCATGCTCAACTTCGCCAAAGTCCTCCACTCCAAGGGCTTCTTCATCACCTTTGTCAACACCGAGTTCGTCCACCGTCGCTTTCTCAAGAATCCTGAATCACTCGCCTCCCTCGACGGCCTCCCTGACTTCCGCTTCGCCAGCATCCCTGACGGGATCTCACCCTCCAACGACAGCGACGAACACAAACAAGACATTCCTAATCTCGGTCTAGCAATCAAAAACAACTGCCCTGCTCCTTTTCTCAAGCTTTTATCTGCAATGAACGATCCGAACTCTGGTGTGCCGCCCGTTAATTGCGTGATCTCAGACTCCTTCGccagctttacccttgatgccaCCACCAAATTGGGGATCCCTAATGTATTTTACTGCGCATGTAGCGTGTGTGGCTTCATGGTCTTCTACTACTGCAAGGAGTTGATGCAGAGGGGAATCATCCCATTGAAAA GTGAAGATGATCTTACAAATGGGTACCTGGATACCGTCATTGATTCGATACCAGGAATGATAGAGGTCCGCTTGAGAGACTTGTCGAGTTTCATACGAACCACCAACCGAGATGACATATTGCTCAACAATATCATTGATGAGATTCATGCGTCTCACCAAGCCACAGCAATCATCTTCAACTCGTTCTCTGAATTAGAATCACCACTGCTTAACGCATGCTCATCGATGCTACCTCCCGTGTTCGACATCGGCCCCATGTGCCTGCTTTCTCAGTGCATTCCCAATGATTCGTCAATCAAATCGTTGGATAGATTAAACCTGTGGAAAGAGGACTTGGGTTGCGTGGAATGGTTAGACGAAAAGGAACCGGGTTCTGTGTTGTATGTCAACTTTGGTAGCATGGCAAACTTGACGAGTGGACAACTCTTGGAGTTCGCATGGGGTCTGGCCAACAGTGGATGCGCGTTCCTTTGGGTTATTAGACCTGACCTGGTTGTGGGAGACACGGCGTTGTTGCCACAAGAGTTCTCGGAGATGGCCAAAGGAAGGAGCTTCATTACAAGCTGGTGCCCGCAACAGAGAGTGTTGTCTCATGCTGCAGTTGGAGGTTTCTTGACGCACTGTGGATGGAATTCTACAACGGAAAGCATATGCGCGGGGGTTCCTATGCTCTGTTGGCCATTCTTTGCAGAACAGCAAATAAATTGTAGGTACATATGCTCTGTTTGGGGCATTGGGATGGAGATTAATGAAGATGTTAAGAGGGAAGAGGTGGCGAGATTAATCGTGGAGCTGATGAGAGGGCAGAAGGgaaaggagatgaagaagaaggcaaTGGAGTGGAAAGAGAAAGCATTTGAGGCAGCCAAACCTGGTGGAGGATCTTGGATAAATTTGGAGAGGATTATCAAGGAGATAATTACAAAAGAGTGA